From a region of the Gordonia sp. PP30 genome:
- a CDS encoding neutral/alkaline non-lysosomal ceramidase N-terminal domain-containing protein: MADISRRNLLQAAAVTAAGVGALGIAGASSPATAAPGGSGYLVGAGKGDMTGAIAGQGMMGYSDMEQVAEGLLQRTWARAYVIADAATGKRVLFITADIACIFTSHHNLLLAELRKRYGHLYDEHNVNLNATHNHNSCGGTSWDYAYTLAAKGHRHNSLVAEMAGLLDAVDQAHRSLGPGTVELGFAELHNASANRSMPAFAMNPEPDRKHFPQHIDPQVTAIRLRRGGQTIGEIIWFATHGTSLTDANFLIGPDNKGYAAYLAEQRDPHVVTAHAQTNAGDMTPNLWLRKMHPGGPTANHRTNRILIGQRQDRAGQNALAGARPLRGGIDCATKYLNLADMHIDGHYTPNGKAARTTPAMMGMAAAATSMEDNTRSQLSILHEGMRNELTVALGATAVPTPEPWMVYAQAPKAELFPLGMLPPRPWIEQTLPIQLIRIGDLVLAAMPTESTIVAGLRVRRIVADALKVPLENVLLQGYSNGYSQYTTTPEEYASQQYEGGETMFGRWTLCAYMQEFDKMARAMARGTRLRGEARPADRAGLQPDLLGTQPADTPLPGTRFGQTVSKVPRAAKAGSTVTVAFCGAYPTNKIRRGPNTVGYYAVEKQTPTGWQVAYDDDHESTELAWERVGASASKATVTWRIPQNARGRYRVRYYGDAKSPTGALTGFSGNSGPIDVA, translated from the coding sequence ATGGCCGACATCTCACGCCGAAACCTGCTGCAGGCCGCCGCCGTCACCGCCGCGGGGGTGGGCGCCCTCGGCATCGCCGGGGCCTCGTCGCCCGCCACCGCGGCCCCGGGCGGGAGCGGCTATCTGGTCGGCGCCGGCAAGGGCGACATGACCGGGGCCATCGCCGGCCAGGGCATGATGGGCTACTCCGACATGGAACAGGTCGCGGAAGGTCTGTTGCAGCGGACCTGGGCGCGCGCGTACGTGATCGCCGACGCGGCGACCGGCAAGCGGGTCCTGTTCATCACCGCCGACATCGCGTGCATCTTCACCTCGCACCACAATCTGCTGCTCGCCGAACTGCGCAAGCGCTACGGCCATCTGTACGACGAACACAACGTCAACCTGAACGCGACGCACAACCACAACTCGTGCGGCGGCACGTCGTGGGACTACGCGTACACCCTGGCCGCGAAGGGACACCGGCACAATTCGCTCGTCGCCGAGATGGCGGGGCTGCTCGACGCCGTCGATCAGGCGCACCGCAGCCTGGGCCCGGGCACCGTCGAACTGGGCTTCGCCGAACTCCACAACGCGAGCGCCAACCGCTCGATGCCGGCGTTCGCGATGAATCCCGAACCCGACCGCAAGCACTTCCCGCAGCACATCGATCCGCAGGTGACGGCCATCCGGCTGCGGCGCGGCGGGCAGACGATCGGCGAGATCATCTGGTTCGCCACGCACGGCACGTCGCTCACCGACGCCAACTTCCTGATCGGCCCGGACAACAAGGGCTACGCGGCGTATCTGGCCGAACAACGCGATCCGCACGTGGTCACCGCGCACGCGCAGACCAACGCCGGTGACATGACGCCGAACCTGTGGCTGCGCAAGATGCACCCGGGCGGGCCGACAGCGAACCACCGGACCAACCGCATCCTGATCGGGCAGCGCCAGGACCGCGCCGGCCAGAACGCACTCGCCGGTGCACGGCCGTTGCGCGGCGGCATCGACTGCGCCACCAAGTATCTCAACCTGGCCGACATGCACATCGACGGCCACTACACACCCAATGGGAAGGCCGCGCGCACCACCCCGGCGATGATGGGAATGGCCGCCGCGGCGACCAGCATGGAGGACAACACTCGCAGCCAGCTCTCGATCCTGCACGAGGGGATGCGGAACGAGCTGACCGTCGCTCTCGGCGCCACCGCCGTCCCCACCCCCGAGCCGTGGATGGTCTACGCGCAGGCGCCCAAGGCCGAGCTGTTCCCGCTCGGCATGCTGCCCCCGCGCCCCTGGATCGAGCAGACCCTCCCGATCCAGCTGATCCGGATCGGCGATCTGGTGCTGGCCGCCATGCCGACGGAGAGCACCATCGTCGCCGGTCTCCGGGTGCGGCGGATCGTCGCCGACGCGCTGAAGGTGCCGCTGGAAAACGTTCTGCTGCAAGGCTATTCGAACGGATACAGCCAGTACACGACGACGCCCGAGGAGTACGCCTCGCAGCAGTACGAGGGCGGCGAGACGATGTTCGGGCGCTGGACGCTGTGCGCGTACATGCAGGAGTTCGACAAGATGGCCCGCGCCATGGCCCGTGGCACCCGGCTGCGCGGCGAGGCGCGCCCGGCCGACCGCGCCGGACTGCAGCCCGATCTGCTCGGCACCCAGCCGGCCGACACCCCGCTGCCCGGCACGCGCTTCGGGCAGACCGTGTCGAAGGTCCCCCGAGCGGCGAAGGCCGGATCGACCGTCACCGTCGCCTTCTGCGGCGCCTACCCCACCAACAAGATCCGCCGCGGCCCGAACACGGTCGGCTACTACGCCGTCGAGAAGCAGACCCCCACCGGCTGGCAGGTCGCGTACGACGACGACCACGAGTCCACCGAACTCGCGTGGGAGCGCGTCGGCGCCTCGGCGTCGAAGGCGACCGTCACCTGGCGTATCCCGCAGAACGCGCGCGGCCGCTACCGGGTGCGCTACTACGGCGATGCGAAGTCGCCGACCGGCGCGCTCACCGGGTTCAGCGGCAACTCGGGCCCGATCGACGTCGCCTGA
- a CDS encoding GNAT family N-acetyltransferase, whose translation MATVGDAALLARLQDAFDTEFGAEPADIDVLARRYALLLADEDGFAVLAESAGAATGFGTVTLRPTIYYDGPLAVLDELYVAPALRDRGIGSELLNAVIDEVRRRRGGGLHINVDEIDHDTRRFYERHGFVNIEPGNDYRMLLYLRDL comes from the coding sequence ATGGCCACCGTCGGCGACGCCGCGCTCCTCGCCCGGCTCCAGGACGCGTTCGACACCGAGTTCGGCGCGGAGCCGGCTGACATCGATGTTCTCGCCCGCCGGTACGCGCTGCTGCTCGCGGATGAGGACGGATTCGCGGTCCTCGCGGAATCCGCAGGCGCGGCCACGGGTTTCGGAACCGTGACCCTGCGCCCGACCATCTACTACGACGGGCCGCTGGCGGTCCTCGACGAGTTGTACGTGGCTCCCGCCCTCCGGGACCGGGGTATCGGCTCGGAACTGCTCAACGCGGTGATCGACGAGGTACGACGGCGCCGAGGCGGTGGTCTGCACATCAACGTCGACGAGATCGACCACGACACGCGCCGCTTCTACGAACGGCACGGGTTCGTCAACATCGAGCCCGGCAACGACTATCGCATGCTCCTCTACCTGCGTGATCTCTGA